A DNA window from Candidatus Zymogenus saltonus contains the following coding sequences:
- a CDS encoding elongation factor Tu, with protein MAKKKFERTKPHVNVGTIGHIDHGKTTLT; from the coding sequence ATGGCCAAGAAGAAATTTGAGAGGACCAAGCCGCACGTAAACGTGGGAACGATCGGCCACATAGATCACGGGAAGACGACATTGAC